The Papaver somniferum cultivar HN1 unplaced genomic scaffold, ASM357369v1 unplaced-scaffold_83, whole genome shotgun sequence genome has a segment encoding these proteins:
- the LOC113345802 gene encoding glucuronokinase 1-like: protein MTESSFIEHKSFARVGLLGNPSDVYFGRTISFSLGNFWAIVRLEPSKDLIIQPHPTNDLVQFDSLDHLVGRLENEGYYGGVRLLMAICKVFYRYCKENKIELNDGNFTLSYDTNIPRQTGLSGSSAIVCAALNCFLDFYNVRHIIEVEIRPNLILSAERELGIVAGLQDRVAQVYGGLVYMDFDKESMDKLGHGKYTPMEIGLLPPLYLIYAENPSDSGKVHSTVSQRWLNGDEFIISSMTEVADIALEGRTALLEKDYTKFAELMNRNFDIRRRMFGDDALGSMNLEMVEVARRVGAASKFTGSGGAVIAYCPDGPSQVKLLEDACQKAGFIIQPATVVPSFLKDVDLNSACPPVPSN from the exons ATGACAGAATCTTCGTTCATCGAACACAAATCTTTTGCCAGAGTTGGTCTTCTTGGGAATCCAAGCGATGTATACTTTGGTCGTACAATTTCATTTAGTCTTGGGAATTTCTGGGCTATTGTTCGATTAGAACCGTCTAAAGATCTGATTATTCAACCTCATCCGACTAATGATCTCGTTCAGTTCGATTCCCTCGATCATTTG GTAGGCAGGTTGGAAAATGAAGGTTATTATGGAGGAGTTCGCTTGCTTATGGCTATTTGTAAGGTTTTTTATAGGTATTGTAAGGAGAACAAGATCGAGCTTAATGATGGAAATTTCACATTATCCTACGATACAAATATACCTCGCCAG ACAGGACTTTCAGGCTCCAGTGCTATTGTATGTGCTGCCCTAAATTGCTTTCTTGATTTCTACAATGTGAGGCATATCATTGAAGTAGAGATCAGGCCCAACTTGATTCTGTCGGCAGAAAGGGAGCTCGGTATTGTTGCTGGGCTCCAAGATCGTGTAGCTCAGGTGTATGGTGGACTAGTTTATATG GATTTTGACAAAGAGTCCATGGACAAATTGGGGCATGGCAAGTATActccaatggaaattggtcttcTTCCTCCTCTCTATCTCATTTATGCTGAAAACCCCAGTGACTCGGGAAAG GTACACAGCACTGTTAGCCAAAGGTGGCTTAATGGCGACGAATTCATAATATCATCAATGACCGAGGTTGCAGATATAGCTTTAGAGGGTCGAACAGCCTTGCTTGAGAAGGACTACACCAAATTCGCAGAGCTCATGAATCGTAATTTTGATATCCGAAG ACGCATGTTTGGAGATGATGCTTTAGGATCGATGAACCTAGAGATGGTAGAAGTGGCAAGAAGAGTTGGAGCTGCATCGAAGTTTACTGGAAGTGGGGGAGCAGTTATTGCCTACTGTCCTGATGGACCTTCACAAGTAAAACTTCTAGAGGATGCTTGCCAGAAAGCAGGTTTCATAATTCAGCCAGCTACGGTTGTTCCATCCTTTCTAAAAGATGTCGATCTCAATAGCGCATGTCCTCCTGTTCCTTCCAACTAG